The sequence TTGCCAATATCACGACCAATATCTAAAACAAACAATTCGTGCTCTGATCTTGGAGCAACCCACGCCAGAACCAACTCCTCTGTAGCTTTGGACCAAATACAACTCGTGAATGGACAATGCATAAGTATATGATCTTGAGTCTCCTCCTCTTTCTGGCAGAGTACACACCAATTCGGATAGAGGGCACAAGTAGGCCATATCTTTTGCAACATATCACATGTTGCCATATAACAATCACATGGGTGaatcacttgaaaaagaatCCCAAGTTAACATGAATGGCCTTTGTCATTATCTATTTATCAGGTAGTCATAATATATTTCCTCACTACTTGTTTAAATTGCTATAAGAAGCTTCAGTTTAAGGTAAGCTCGATTCTAAAGTTTATTGTGCAAatatgaagaagaaaagaatagAAAAGTGAAGAAAGGAGCCTCTGTCTGATTCATGTTCTATGTAGTTACTGAGAAATATTTGGTTTCCATTTCTGTTAAGCTATAAGTTTTGGACCCACTTCAAATGTTCTTCCATGTAGGTCCCTTGTCAAATCGTTAAACTTGATTTGCGGAACAATGCTTTGTCCACGCTGCATGGAATTGAAAATTTGAGGTCACTTGAAGGGCTGGACCTTTCCTACAATATTATTTCAAACTTCTGGGAGGTGCAGATTCTTGCTGGCCTTCCATCTCTTCAGAACTTGTGGTTAGAAGGAAATCCTCTTTGCTGTGCAAGATGGTTCCGAGCCCAAGTCTTCAGCTTTTTTCCTCTTCCACACAAGGTAAGTCACTATTGATTTAGCCATTGTTGTAATTGGCTCTTGAAGGATTTGACTGTCTGATCCTCTGTGATGCATATATGTGCCAATAACAAATCCGAGCTCACATTGAACTGAAGTGTTGTTATATTTGCATATGTTTTGTAGCTTAAACTGGATGATAAGAGAATATCCCCAAGTGAGTTTTGGAAGAGGCAAGTTATAGTCACTAGCAGGATGAAGCAGCCTGCTAGCTTTGGATTTTATGTACCGGCCAAGGACGATGCTAATTCAGAGGGGATTAATGCAAAGCGGGTAGGAATCCGTACCATTGCAATTGGCTCTCTTTCATTTTTGTATTAAACCTTTAACTCACCAGAAAAAATTTCCTTCATATTTGATCTTGCAAAGTTAACTTCTTTGCTTTCTTAAGCTTGCTTGTTCTTTAATGATTTGCAGAAGTGTATCTCTCGAGTTGTGAGCATTGGGAGTGAAAAACAGTTCATTCGCGTGAGTTCTGATTCAGATTCCATGTCATGTGATAATGAGATTCAAAGCAAAGATGAAAATGCAATTTCAGATGATGAAGCTGAAATAGAACATATGATGAAAATAATTGAACTCAGGAAGAAAGAACATTCCATTCAATGGTTGCAGGAATTTAAAGAATGGATGGATCAAACATCTGGAAATGTTGATGGTAACAAATTTAGGAGTAACATCTTGAGCAATAGTAAAGAAATTCATGCAAATGGCAAGTCGAAAGATAAGAACCTTGGTGAGACCTCAAAATGTATCTCTGACACTATTCAGCTTTCTGGGGATGAGAGTAGCACGATGATGCTAGAATCTGAAACTTCCTTTGCAGACACATCACCTGTTGTCAATTCCCGACGGCATTTTGATAGAAATAGCGACACAACATCAAAGTTGTTCTTAATGCACCAGGGAAGGGACAGTTCTGTTGACAACAATTTAACTGGTAATCTGGAAGAGCTGAGATCTTTAAATGATGAATCTGCTGATGCTGTTTACTCTCGCTTTAATACACTTGTTTCTGGAGGGGATAACGCGAGTACTGAAAATTTAATTTCCCCTTCAAATGGAATAAATAGTATCATGAGATCCCGTTCATCGTCAGCTTGCCCGACGTCTCCCCCTCATTACCAAGAAGATATTTTGCATCGACGCCAGAACTTAGAAGAGGAACTTTTGCAGCTATCTGCTGAATCCTTCTCTGTGGCATCCTCTGATAGCAACTCGAGCTGCAGCGAAGATGATTCTGCCGagtttgacccaaaaataattcaGGTCAATCAGTCCTTCGATGATAATATTTATGGTGGAAATGCAAAAGATTACTCTGTGGTTTCCAACCCAGGTGACAGAGACCATGACACAGATCCACCTATGAAGCAAAAGGGAACACTCATTTTAGGTCCTTTTGCTAGAGGAAAATATGCTGGTTCCAAAGGTAGAGAGTTTGAGAATTCAATCAATGCTTCCAGTGATAGCATCACCGATTCTTTGGTTAATGATGATATTGTAAATTTTCATGAGGGAGAGTCTGATTTTTTGCAGAAGAACAAATGCAGAAGGAAACCAAGAAGAAGAATGGTTTCCTTACCTGAGGATGATGATGCCCATGGCGACATTGACTCATCGAATAAGTTCAGTGACCATGTGCAAATCtacaaaaattatatagaaAGCGAAGGGAAAGAATTATTTTGCTCTAATGACATGTGGAAATTCATTCCAGTTAGGATAAATGGTGACGATAAGGACCCCATCGTGCATAATTGTTACTTGGGTGTTCTTTCTGGGTTAAATACATCAAGTAAAGAGACGGATAATTTTATTGAGACCTATTTCAATTCAAAGATAGCTgattctggggttggtgaaatTTCTATACAGCTTATGCTATGCTGCTGTTTGTTTCCTGGGAGATCAAGTTATTATGAAAGGTTATTTCTTGTTCACTGAATCATTACGATCTGATTTACTATGGGAATGTTTTCTGATTTCTAGTTCCTTATCTGTTTAAATGTGGGCAACACATGATTATTTCTAGCTTATAACCTATAAAAGGACTATGCTGTTTCTGTTTCTCTTGGTTTCATAGTTACCAAAAATATAGGTCTTTTTAGATCTATGCAATATAGAGGCCCTTAACATTAAGAGTAACTTCACGTCATTCATTAAAATAATTGTGTTCTCTTTTATTTGTCCAATTGTTATTTATTAATATGGGAAACTGGCATTCCATCAATGACACCATCGGGATTATTTATCATAGAATCTTGATTGGATTCTTCTGAGCCATGTGAAGAAACTTCGAACAAATGTTTGTTTAAAAGTAGTATGCACCAATGAAAGTATATTATTATTGTGCCCATAGTAACCTTCATCTTATGTATATAAAAATATGGAGAATGAAAGCTGTTGATTTTTTCTAATTTGTAGATGAAGATACAAGCCTTTGAGCTGAGATATACCGAAATCTGCATGGATTATAACGAGAAATATCATAATTAGATTTGACTTCATACATAATGATGATATAGTTAAGCATAAGTGATTTTTCGTTTAGATCTTTAGGAGTGACAAATTTATGGTTGGagagaaataaaagaatattcCAAGACATGTCGGAAACAACGGAAGAAATCTGGGACAAAATCAAGTTCAGGGTTGAAAGTTGGTTAATAAGTATTAAAGAATTTAGTCATTTGACTATTTTGGATTTGATTAGGGATTGGAAGTATGTATGGGCATGAAATTAGTCGGATATTACTTTCTTAGTTGTGTTCTATCTACTTTtgcggattactcatccgctAACTTTGTAAAATTTTATCTATTAATATAATCTAGTTtcgtctcaaaaaaaaaaaatattgtaagcTTATAGATTGATATTCTACATGCGTGCTAATATAAGCTTTGGGCATTTGTTACTAGACTCTGGTTAGATTAGCATGTTGGTGGTCCAAATGCTTCTATTAGCTTGTTGCTCATAAAATGATTTGGTCATGGTGAGTCCACTCTCCGGTCCGTGTATGCAGGGATGTAGCTGTTCTACGAAGCAGCGAACGCAAGCTGTATATTTTACTCGTTGTAGGTGCATGTGGAGGGCCAGGTTAGCTTTGTAGTGGTATGAGCTTTAGCTAGAAATGCATTTTATTCtatcatattttgttttcttttctactCTGTGAATTCTGCTTATCTGGTGGTTCTATTTGATGACTACTTGTAGGAGATGCATTGCTAGAGATAGTTGGTTGCCACAGTGTTGGTGACGTTAGGGAGGTTTTTGTTGGACTAGGACTTCAAGTTGTAAGGTAGTAACTTGCAGCTTCTTTGCTCTTTTTGTCCACTCCTTATTTTGTAACAACATGTATATCTTGTCGGACATGTATAGGGTTCACTTCGAAGGGAATTCTACATATGTT comes from Primulina huaijiensis isolate GDHJ02 chromosome 5, ASM1229523v2, whole genome shotgun sequence and encodes:
- the LOC140976485 gene encoding uncharacterized protein isoform X4 — protein: MAIVTGDQYLESLVKFVEKQAERLIEGTLVLKLNPVGLRYVQSRLEALEELESLISGAPVDYLRAYVSDLGDHRALEQLRRILRLLPSLRVVSVLPSPGRDPTPLYLLPFGCLKVLELRGCDLSTSAAKGLLELRFTLEKLICHNSADALRHVFATRIVEMKDSPQWNRLCFVSCACNGLILMDEALQLLPVVETLDLSRNKFSKVDNLYKCSKLKHLDLGFNNLRSISSFGEVPCQIVKLDLRNNALSTLHGIENLRSLEGLDLSYNIISNFWEVQILAGLPSLQNLWLEGNPLCCARWFRAQVFSFFPLPHKLKLDDKRISPSEFWKRQVIVTSRMKQPASFGFYVPAKDDANSEGINAKRKCISRVVSIGSEKQFIRVSSDSDSMSCDNEIQSKDENAISDDEAEIEHMMKIIELRKKEHSIQWLQEFKEWMDQTSGNVDGNKFRSNILSNSKEIHANGKSKDKNLGETSKCISDTIQLSGDESSTMMLESETSFADTSPVVNSRRHFDRNSDTTSKLFLMHQGRDSSVDNNLTGNLEELRSLNDESADAVYSRFNTLVSGGDNASTENLISPSNGINSIMRSRSSSACPTSPPHYQEDILHRRQNLEEELLQLSAESFSVASSDSNSSCSEDDSAEFDPKIIQVNQSFDDNIYGGNAKDYSVVSNPGDRDHDTDPPMKQKGTLILGPFARGKYAGSKGREFENSINASSDSITDSLVNDDIVNFHEGESDFLQKNKCRRKPRRRMVSLPEDDDAHGDIDSSNKFSDHVQIYKNYIESEGKELFCSNDMWKFIPVRINGDDKDPIVHNCYLGVLSGLNTSSKETDNFIETYFNSKIADSGVGEISIQLMLCCCLFPGRSSYYERDVAVLRSSERKLYILLVVGACGGPGDALLEIVGCHSVGDVREVFVGLGLQVGSLRREFYICFHNQLYEEIKRIAWCFCYP
- the LOC140976485 gene encoding uncharacterized protein isoform X5; this encodes MAIVTGDQYLESLVKFVEKQAERLIEGTLVLKLNPVGLRYVQSRLEALEELESLISGAPVDYLRAYVSDLGDHRALEQLRRILRLLPSLRVVSVLPSPGRDPTPLYLLPFGCLKVLELRGCDLSTSAAKGLLELRFTLEKLICHNSADALRHVFATRIVEMKDSPQWNRLCFVSCACNGLILMDEALQLLPVVETLDLSRNKFSKVDNLYKCSKLKHLDLGFNNLRSISSFGEVPCQIVKLDLRNNALSTLHGIENLRSLEGLDLSYNIISNFWEVQILAGLPSLQNLWLEGNPLCCARWFRAQVFSFFPLPHKLKLDDKRISPSEFWKRQVIVTSRMKQPASFGFYVPAKDDANSEGINAKRKCISRVVSIGSEKQFIRVSSDSDSMSCDNEIQSKDENAISDDEAEIEHMMKIIELRKKEHSIQWLQEFKEWMDQTSGNVDGNKFRSNILSNSKEIHANGKSKDKNLGETSKCISDTIQLSGDESSTMMLESETSFADTSPVVNSRRHFDRNSDTTSKLFLMHQGRDSSVDNNLTGNLEELRSLNDESADAVYSRFNTLVSGGDNASTENLISPSNGINSIMRSRSSSACPTSPPHYQEDILHRRQNLEEELLQLSAESFSVASSDSNSSCSEDDSAEFDPKIIQVNQSFDDNIYGGNAKDYSVVSNPGDRDHDTDPPMKQKGTLILGPFARGKYAGSKGREFENSINASSDSITDSLVNDDIVNFHEGESDFLQKNKCRRKPRRRMVSLPEDDDAHGDIDSSNKFSDHVQIYKNYIESEGKELFCSNDMWKFIPVRINGDDKDPIVHNCYLGVLSGLNTSSKETDNFIETYFNSKIADSGVGEISIQLMLCCCLFPGRSSYYERDVAVLRSSERKLYILLVVGACGGPGDALLEIVGCHSVGDVREVFVGLGLQVVR
- the LOC140976485 gene encoding uncharacterized protein isoform X1, yielding MAIVTGDQYLESLVKFVEKQAERLIEGTLVLKLNPVGLRYVQSRLEALEELESLISGAPVDYLRAYVSDLGDHRALEQLRRILRLLPSLRVVSVLPSPGRDPTPLYLLPFGCLKVLELRGCDLSTSAAKGLLELRFTLEKLICHNSADALRHVFATRIVEMKDSPQWNRLCFVSCACNGLILMDEALQLLPVVETLDLSRNKFSKVDNLYKCSKLKHLDLGFNNLRSISSFGEVPCQIVKLDLRNNALSTLHGIENLRSLEGLDLSYNIISNFWEVQILAGLPSLQNLWLEGNPLCCARWFRAQVFSFFPLPHKLKLDDKRISPSEFWKRQVIVTSRMKQPASFGFYVPAKDDANSEGINAKRKCISRVVSIGSEKQFIRVSSDSDSMSCDNEIQSKDENAISDDEAEIEHMMKIIELRKKEHSIQWLQEFKEWMDQTSGNVDGNKFRSNILSNSKEIHANGKSKDKNLGETSKCISDTIQLSGDESSTMMLESETSFADTSPVVNSRRHFDRNSDTTSKLFLMHQGRDSSVDNNLTGNLEELRSLNDESADAVYSRFNTLVSGGDNASTENLISPSNGINSIMRSRSSSACPTSPPHYQEDILHRRQNLEEELLQLSAESFSVASSDSNSSCSEDDSAEFDPKIIQVNQSFDDNIYGGNAKDYSVVSNPGDRDHDTDPPMKQKGTLILGPFARGKYAGSKGREFENSINASSDSITDSLVNDDIVNFHEGESDFLQKNKCRRKPRRRMVSLPEDDDAHGDIDSSNKFSDHVQIYKNYIESEGKELFCSNDMWKFIPVRINGDDKDPIVHNCYLGVLSGLNTSSKETDNFIETYFNSKIADSGVGEISIQLMLCCCLFPGRSSYYERDVAVLRSSERKLYILLVVGACGGPGDALLEIVGCHSVGDVREVFVGLGLQVVRVHFEGNSTYVFITNCMKRSRELLGVFAILDSLGIKDHCSLTSLEQVQINLFKESVFRGSEINIFQYSIVFFWHDRLEDDMWLPRSLFVLDGCLILCAEDLSQFGTFSPSYFSLDSCGTIANVSEMVIDTMNNLLIILLSECTSEFHPSEKACRTEDSVLGNKKPASDPLTWKLKWFSKDAMLNFVPLLKAIHAQATASPLVVRYK
- the LOC140976485 gene encoding uncharacterized protein isoform X2 gives rise to the protein MAIVTGDQYLESLVKFVEKQAERLIEGTLVLKLNPVGLRYVQSRLEALEELESLISGAPVDYLRAYVSDLGDHRALEQLRRILRLLPSLRVVSVLPSPGRDPTPLYLLPFGCLKVLELRGCDLSTSAAKGLLELRFTLEKLICHNSADALRHVFATRIVEMKDSPQWNRLCFVSCACNGLILMDEALQLLPVVETLDLSRNKFSKVDNLYKCSKLKHLDLGFNNLRSISSFGEVPCQIVKLDLRNNALSTLHGIENLRSLEGLDLSYNIISNFWEVQILAGLPSLQNLWLEGNPLCCARWFRAQVFSFFPLPHKLKLDDKRISPSEFWKRQVIVTSRMKQPASFGFYVPAKDDANSEGINAKRKCISRVVSIGSEKQFIRVSSDSDSMSCDNEIQSKDENAISDDEAEIEHMMKIIELRKKEHSIQWLQEFKEWMDQTSGNVDGNKFRSNILSNSKEIHANGKSKDKNLGETSKCISDTIQLSGDESSTMMLESETSFADTSPVVNSRRHFDRNSDTTSKLFLMHQGRDSSVDNNLTGNLEELRSLNDESADAVYSRFNTLVSGGDNASTENLISPSNGINSIMRSRSSSACPTSPPHYQEDILHRRQNLEEELLQLSAESFSVASSDSNSSCSEDDSAEFDPKIIQVNQSFDDNIYGGNAKDYSVVSNPGDRDHDTDPPMKQKGTLILGPFARGKYAGSKGREFENSINASSDSITDSLVNDDIVNFHEGESDFLQKNKCRRKPRRRMVSLPEDDDAHGDIDSSNKFSDHVQIYKNYIESEGKELFCSNDMWKFIPVRINGDDKDPIVHNCYLGVLSGLNTSSKETDNFIETYFNSKIADSGVGEISIQLMLCCCLFPGRSSYYERDVAVLRSSERKLYILLVVGACGGPGDALLEIVGCHSVGDVREVFVGLGLQVVRVHFEGNSTYVFITNCMKRSRELLGVFAILDSLGIKDHCSLTSPVLISVNHLL
- the LOC140976485 gene encoding uncharacterized protein isoform X3; its protein translation is MKDSPQWNRLCFVSCACNGLILMDEALQLLPVVETLDLSRNKFSKVDNLYKCSKLKHLDLGFNNLRSISSFGEVPCQIVKLDLRNNALSTLHGIENLRSLEGLDLSYNIISNFWEVQILAGLPSLQNLWLEGNPLCCARWFRAQVFSFFPLPHKLKLDDKRISPSEFWKRQVIVTSRMKQPASFGFYVPAKDDANSEGINAKRKCISRVVSIGSEKQFIRVSSDSDSMSCDNEIQSKDENAISDDEAEIEHMMKIIELRKKEHSIQWLQEFKEWMDQTSGNVDGNKFRSNILSNSKEIHANGKSKDKNLGETSKCISDTIQLSGDESSTMMLESETSFADTSPVVNSRRHFDRNSDTTSKLFLMHQGRDSSVDNNLTGNLEELRSLNDESADAVYSRFNTLVSGGDNASTENLISPSNGINSIMRSRSSSACPTSPPHYQEDILHRRQNLEEELLQLSAESFSVASSDSNSSCSEDDSAEFDPKIIQVNQSFDDNIYGGNAKDYSVVSNPGDRDHDTDPPMKQKGTLILGPFARGKYAGSKGREFENSINASSDSITDSLVNDDIVNFHEGESDFLQKNKCRRKPRRRMVSLPEDDDAHGDIDSSNKFSDHVQIYKNYIESEGKELFCSNDMWKFIPVRINGDDKDPIVHNCYLGVLSGLNTSSKETDNFIETYFNSKIADSGVGEISIQLMLCCCLFPGRSSYYERDVAVLRSSERKLYILLVVGACGGPGDALLEIVGCHSVGDVREVFVGLGLQVVRVHFEGNSTYVFITNCMKRSRELLGVFAILDSLGIKDHCSLTSLEQVQINLFKESVFRGSEINIFQYSIVFFWHDRLEDDMWLPRSLFVLDGCLILCAEDLSQFGTFSPSYFSLDSCGTIANVSEMVIDTMNNLLIILLSECTSEFHPSEKACRTEDSVLGNKKPASDPLTWKLKWFSKDAMLNFVPLLKAIHAQATASPLVVRYK